A region from the Riemerella anatipestifer genome encodes:
- the accD gene encoding acetyl-CoA carboxylase, carboxyltransferase subunit beta, whose product MAFDWFRRKAKNITTSTEEKKDIPKGLWHKTPTGKIIEYDELKANQFVSPEDGFHVRIGSKEYYDILFDEGKFKELDARVESIDILKFKDTKPYTDRLKEAKAKTKLTDSIRNAVGKVNGTEMVVSCMDFAFIGGSLGSVMGEKITRAIDYAIKNKLPYVLICQSGGARMQEAAHSLMQMAKVQAKLVHLSEAGLPYIAYLTDPTFGGITASFAMTADVIMAEPGALIGFAGPRVIKETIGRDLPEGFQTSEFLKEKGFVDFIVNRKEAKVLVSKTVNLLMNK is encoded by the coding sequence ATGGCATTTGATTGGTTCAGAAGAAAGGCTAAAAATATTACTACTTCTACAGAGGAGAAAAAAGACATTCCTAAAGGGCTTTGGCACAAAACACCTACAGGGAAAATTATAGAATATGATGAGCTTAAGGCCAATCAGTTTGTATCTCCAGAAGATGGTTTCCATGTAAGGATAGGAAGTAAAGAGTATTATGATATTCTTTTTGATGAGGGTAAATTTAAGGAGTTAGACGCTAGGGTAGAAAGTATAGATATCCTTAAGTTTAAAGATACCAAACCCTATACTGACCGTCTTAAGGAAGCTAAAGCTAAGACTAAACTTACCGATTCTATCCGAAATGCAGTAGGTAAAGTAAACGGCACGGAGATGGTGGTTTCTTGTATGGATTTTGCCTTTATTGGAGGGTCTTTAGGTTCTGTAATGGGGGAAAAAATTACTAGAGCGATAGATTACGCTATTAAAAACAAACTTCCGTATGTGCTTATTTGCCAGTCGGGAGGTGCAAGAATGCAAGAAGCAGCTCACTCTCTAATGCAAATGGCGAAGGTACAAGCTAAGCTGGTGCATCTTTCGGAAGCAGGATTGCCTTACATTGCTTATCTTACCGACCCTACTTTTGGTGGAATTACAGCTTCGTTTGCGATGACGGCAGATGTAATCATGGCTGAACCAGGAGCTCTAATCGGCTTTGCTGGACCTAGGGTTATTAAAGAAACTATAGGAAGAGATTTGCCAGAAGGATTCCAAACTTCAGAGTTTTTAAAGGAAAAGGGATTTGTAGATTTCATAGTAAACAGGAAAGAAGCAAAAGTACTAGTTTCTAAAACCGTGAATCTCCTAATGAATAAATAG
- a CDS encoding tetratricopeptide repeat protein: protein MKKYSYFLIILALAVACSPRKNTFVNRNYQNFYAYYNTLFNSKDALENELNARKNKHQENFYQPYIKLLTFDNDHEVESEKGTSDTQNAPFAAGASSISYGSPNSKKGMSVLEISEAKALKTIEQHSMLFDGKEKNKRIFEAQLMLAKARMYQEKYLEALDALNYIFSHMKEDKRLPLAKTYEAKIFSLMKDHYKANEIFMALKEEKLSKSNKKLLSLFYAETLLQSGQKEAAVEELAQAYALNKNKNLRSRIAFLRGQILSKLGRYEEARESFVTAYQKANNFEFEVKSQIEIAKTFDNSKKEDYESLKTYLEKISKKGTYASRKNEFYYALGLMAMKAGKEEEANKFFQKSLKEKVSDGQIRGLTYYEIGKKYLEKEDYLSAGVYYDSAVTQMTYAPQREELKILSTDIKKISKNYYLIKKNDSILALTKMNEQQRLAYFNQQIEKLKAKEAKEEAEKLKASKEKEFKVADFALDNTFGNNTRGFADFGTPTKGFYFDNLTTVSKGQANFKQIWGERALADNWRYSSKTTSIEDLKNEALGKTEVKNPRRFEPEFYIEKIPTNAQDIAQLKQDRDTASLGLGMMYENIFSNTKLATKTLFDLVNAQPKEDVKLQALYQIFSINYEKNPQEAEKAKNIIISEFPYTHYAEFVKNPKRGGLGVASSEVENIYKQAYQLYTEEKYEDSKALIEKTIEAYPKDALVPKLSLLNAFNTGKTVGKEIMILQLQQISLNYEKLPEGEKAKQMLAYLSSDLKTPITEQSKTAQPSVNVVVTDETAKDHEEEAPNLNLAPSTVPPQINLNELRKQKLQKENIKVSPK from the coding sequence ATGAAAAAGTACAGCTATTTTTTAATTATATTGGCACTTGCCGTTGCATGTTCTCCTAGAAAGAATACTTTTGTTAATAGGAATTATCAAAACTTTTATGCCTATTACAACACCCTATTTAACAGTAAAGATGCTCTAGAAAATGAGCTAAATGCACGTAAAAACAAACATCAGGAGAATTTCTACCAACCTTACATTAAATTACTCACTTTTGATAATGACCACGAAGTAGAAAGTGAAAAAGGCACCTCAGACACACAAAACGCCCCATTTGCGGCAGGAGCTTCCTCTATATCTTATGGCTCCCCTAATAGTAAAAAAGGAATGTCTGTTCTTGAAATATCAGAAGCTAAAGCATTAAAAACTATAGAACAACATTCTATGCTTTTCGATGGGAAAGAAAAAAATAAAAGAATATTTGAGGCTCAACTTATGCTTGCAAAGGCAAGAATGTATCAAGAAAAGTACTTAGAAGCCTTAGACGCTCTTAACTATATTTTTTCTCACATGAAAGAGGACAAAAGATTGCCTCTCGCTAAAACATACGAAGCTAAAATTTTCTCTTTAATGAAGGACCATTACAAAGCCAATGAGATTTTTATGGCTTTAAAAGAGGAGAAACTAAGCAAAAGTAACAAGAAATTATTAAGTCTTTTCTATGCAGAAACTTTGCTTCAATCAGGGCAAAAAGAGGCTGCCGTAGAAGAGTTAGCCCAAGCCTATGCTCTAAATAAAAACAAAAACTTAAGAAGTCGTATCGCCTTTTTAAGAGGACAAATTTTATCTAAATTAGGACGCTACGAAGAAGCTAGAGAAAGCTTTGTAACTGCTTATCAAAAGGCTAATAATTTTGAATTTGAAGTAAAATCTCAAATAGAAATAGCCAAGACTTTCGACAATTCTAAAAAAGAAGACTACGAAAGTCTGAAAACTTATCTAGAAAAAATATCCAAAAAAGGAACTTACGCTTCTAGAAAAAACGAGTTCTACTACGCTTTAGGACTTATGGCAATGAAGGCAGGAAAAGAGGAAGAAGCCAATAAGTTCTTCCAAAAGTCGTTGAAAGAAAAAGTTTCCGATGGACAAATACGAGGGCTTACCTACTATGAAATCGGAAAGAAATATTTAGAAAAAGAGGATTATCTAAGTGCTGGCGTTTATTACGACAGTGCTGTTACCCAAATGACCTATGCTCCTCAAAGAGAAGAATTGAAAATACTTTCTACGGATATTAAAAAAATATCTAAAAACTATTACCTCATCAAAAAGAATGATAGCATCTTAGCTCTTACCAAAATGAATGAGCAACAGAGACTTGCTTACTTTAACCAACAAATAGAAAAACTAAAGGCTAAAGAAGCTAAAGAGGAAGCAGAAAAATTAAAAGCCTCTAAAGAAAAAGAGTTTAAAGTGGCTGATTTTGCTTTGGATAATACCTTTGGTAATAACACAAGAGGATTTGCTGATTTTGGTACTCCTACTAAAGGTTTTTACTTTGATAATCTTACAACCGTATCTAAAGGGCAAGCCAACTTTAAACAAATTTGGGGAGAAAGAGCTCTTGCTGATAATTGGCGTTATTCATCAAAAACCACTTCCATAGAAGACCTCAAAAACGAAGCTCTCGGTAAAACCGAGGTTAAAAATCCAAGAAGATTTGAACCTGAGTTTTATATAGAGAAAATTCCTACTAACGCCCAAGACATAGCTCAACTTAAGCAAGATAGAGATACCGCATCTCTAGGGTTAGGTATGATGTACGAAAATATTTTTTCTAATACCAAACTTGCCACTAAAACACTATTTGACTTAGTAAACGCTCAGCCAAAAGAAGATGTGAAACTTCAAGCGTTGTATCAAATATTTTCTATTAACTACGAGAAAAATCCGCAAGAGGCAGAAAAAGCCAAAAACATTATTATTAGTGAGTTCCCTTACACTCATTATGCAGAATTTGTGAAAAACCCTAAGCGTGGAGGTTTGGGTGTAGCTTCGTCGGAAGTAGAGAACATCTATAAACAAGCCTACCAACTCTACACAGAAGAAAAATATGAGGATAGCAAAGCTCTTATAGAAAAAACAATAGAAGCTTATCCTAAAGACGCTCTAGTACCAAAGTTATCTTTACTTAATGCATTTAACACAGGGAAAACAGTGGGTAAAGAAATCATGATTTTACAGTTGCAACAGATTTCCTTAAACTACGAAAAACTCCCCGAAGGCGAAAAAGCGAAACAAATGTTAGCTTATCTTAGTAGTGATTTAAAAACACCTATCACCGAACAAAGCAAGACAGCACAGCCGAGTGTAAATGTGGTAGTAACTGACGAAACGGCGAAAGACCATGAAGAGGAAGCTCCTAACCTCAATCTAGCCCCTTCTACCGTTCCACCACAAATTAATCTTAACGAACTTAGAAAACAAAAATTACAAAAAGAAAATATTAAAGTTAGTCCAAAATAG
- the tsaB gene encoding tRNA (adenosine(37)-N6)-threonylcarbamoyltransferase complex dimerization subunit type 1 TsaB, which produces MVILHLETSSKNCSVAISKEEELLCLCEEVSENYKQSESLHTFVEWALEGAELTLKDIEAVSLGMGPGSYTGLRIGAASAKGFCYGLKIPLVAVNSLETMVEPFIGQGFDFIIPMVDARRMEVYTSVFDGKTGAVVSETEAKILDEFSFEDYKDDKVLFVGDGATKAQTVLNLPNASYKAEVYPSAEYLIKKSLNKAMNKEWEDVAYFEPFYLKDFQGVKRKAK; this is translated from the coding sequence ATGGTTATTTTACATCTTGAAACATCATCTAAAAATTGCTCTGTTGCTATCTCTAAAGAGGAAGAGTTACTTTGCTTATGTGAAGAAGTGTCCGAAAATTATAAACAAAGTGAAAGTTTGCATACTTTCGTGGAATGGGCTTTAGAAGGAGCAGAACTAACTCTAAAAGATATAGAAGCCGTTTCATTAGGTATGGGACCTGGGTCTTATACGGGGCTAAGGATAGGGGCAGCTTCGGCTAAGGGGTTTTGCTACGGGCTTAAAATTCCGTTGGTTGCTGTAAACTCTTTAGAAACAATGGTAGAACCTTTTATAGGTCAAGGATTTGATTTTATAATCCCCATGGTAGATGCTAGAAGAATGGAAGTTTATACTTCGGTATTTGATGGCAAAACAGGGGCAGTAGTTTCGGAAACGGAAGCCAAAATCCTAGATGAGTTTTCGTTTGAAGATTATAAAGACGACAAAGTTCTCTTCGTTGGAGATGGGGCGACCAAGGCACAAACAGTTTTAAACTTACCCAATGCTTCTTATAAGGCAGAGGTTTACCCTTCGGCAGAATACCTTATCAAGAAATCTTTAAATAAGGCTATGAACAAAGAATGGGAAGATGTTGCTTACTTTGAACCTTTTTATTTAAAAGATTTTCAAGGTGTAAAACGAAAAGCAAAGTAA
- a CDS encoding Maf family protein yields the protein MKLYLASQSPRRKELLSQLGFDFDIVSINCDEIYPKDLEIDKVAGYLSELKANAFRPLSEGEVLLTADTIVTFDNKVLGKPKNEAEALEMLKNLSGNSHDVYTSVCIKTPTKSLTLTDRATVYFSHLTDEEISYYIENYKPYDKAGAYGIQEWLGMAKIEKLEGSFYTIMGLPTHLVYQQLSALKHSPSVKK from the coding sequence ATGAAATTATATTTAGCATCACAATCTCCAAGAAGGAAAGAGCTTTTAAGCCAATTAGGTTTTGATTTTGATATTGTTTCTATAAATTGTGATGAAATCTATCCAAAAGATTTAGAAATAGACAAGGTAGCTGGTTACCTTTCGGAACTAAAAGCCAATGCATTTCGTCCTCTTTCCGAAGGAGAGGTTTTATTAACTGCAGACACTATTGTTACTTTTGATAATAAAGTTTTAGGGAAACCCAAAAATGAAGCCGAAGCACTAGAAATGCTCAAAAACCTTTCTGGTAATAGTCATGATGTTTATACTTCGGTTTGCATCAAAACTCCTACGAAGTCTTTAACTCTAACCGATAGAGCTACAGTATACTTTTCTCACCTGACCGATGAAGAAATTTCCTACTATATAGAAAACTATAAACCCTACGACAAAGCTGGAGCTTACGGCATACAAGAGTGGCTAGGTATGGCTAAAATAGAAAAGCTAGAAGGTAGTTTTTATACTATCATGGGGCTACCTACTCACTTGGTTTATCAACAATTAAGTGCTTTAAAACACTCTCCTTCTGTGAAAAAGTAG
- a CDS encoding DUF6973 domain-containing protein produces the protein MKTPLLFLSAFRQLSFPKILQVLGLFIRQPLFFVLAVYASLKAYRIAQKKYPLTAGTNGKGNAFRHAFWNCLVLMYCCKISSPQKALAFCEAFTDMHEELFPNEPLEKAMDLHNNKVGRDYFMSLLDGIHRQFFETSFFVEELKVKANNARLITSLEEDFGDGLVYVIDKSYT, from the coding sequence ATGAAAACTCCTTTGTTGTTTTTAAGTGCTTTTAGGCAACTATCTTTCCCCAAAATATTACAGGTTTTAGGGTTGTTTATAAGGCAACCGTTGTTTTTTGTTTTGGCTGTTTATGCGAGCTTAAAGGCGTATCGTATTGCTCAGAAAAAATATCCTCTTACGGCAGGTACTAATGGTAAAGGGAATGCCTTTCGTCACGCCTTTTGGAATTGTTTGGTGCTAATGTATTGTTGTAAAATATCTTCTCCACAAAAAGCTTTGGCGTTTTGCGAAGCCTTTACAGATATGCACGAGGAACTTTTTCCTAATGAACCGCTAGAGAAAGCAATGGATTTGCACAATAATAAAGTGGGAAGAGATTATTTTATGAGTTTGCTGGATGGAATTCATCGTCAGTTTTTTGAAACTTCTTTTTTTGTGGAAGAACTGAAAGTTAAGGCTAATAATGCAAGGTTAATAACTAGTTTAGAAGAGGATTTTGGTGATGGGTTAGTTTATGTTATTGATAAAAGTTATACATAA
- a CDS encoding porin: MKRKFLSFLVFPTSFLFGQVDSTNILKTFSKNTEVNILFRSALEFTDVHQNQNALKLNEARIEMQGNVVENLKYRVRYRLNRSQVQQSLDNATSSLDIAYIDYKFGKTNKWNIVLGKQANDFGSWEFEKNPTFEYVYSNYISNQQNIFTMGAKLAYQINENNSIRVQAFNTSNHNFSTLHEQRNYITNGLVAAKIPMGFNLTWRGDFFNKTFKTFYSVATSQIAKGERNFQVALGNKLVTDNLEVYLDLHHTNMAVDYTNIASSVINQYRAAIVSDYEPYFSKNIQFQTAVLRLDYKITPKFIITGKSIYERANDRSENGLGNGLRQNQTNMIGLEYKPIASQDFKFFGYFSNTNITHNKMVKTYVPNTSQNMFSVGVLYFLKAL, translated from the coding sequence ATGAAAAGAAAATTTTTATCCTTCCTAGTCTTTCCAACAAGCTTTTTATTTGGACAGGTAGACTCTACTAATATTCTAAAAACCTTCAGTAAGAATACTGAAGTTAATATTCTTTTTAGGAGTGCATTAGAGTTTACAGATGTTCATCAAAATCAAAATGCTCTTAAGTTAAATGAGGCAAGAATTGAGATGCAAGGCAATGTGGTAGAAAATTTGAAATACAGAGTAAGGTATAGATTGAATAGATCTCAAGTTCAACAGAGTTTAGATAATGCAACTAGCTCTTTAGATATTGCCTATATAGATTATAAATTTGGCAAAACAAATAAGTGGAATATAGTTTTGGGTAAGCAAGCTAATGATTTTGGTAGTTGGGAGTTTGAGAAAAACCCAACCTTTGAGTACGTTTACTCTAATTATATTAGTAATCAGCAGAATATATTTACAATGGGTGCTAAACTAGCCTATCAGATAAATGAAAACAATAGTATAAGGGTTCAAGCCTTTAATACTAGTAATCATAACTTCTCAACATTACATGAGCAGAGAAACTATATTACCAATGGATTAGTAGCAGCCAAAATTCCGATGGGATTTAACTTAACTTGGAGAGGTGATTTTTTTAATAAAACATTTAAAACGTTCTATTCGGTAGCAACTTCTCAAATTGCTAAAGGGGAGCGAAATTTCCAAGTAGCACTAGGGAATAAATTGGTTACGGATAACCTAGAAGTCTACTTAGACTTACATCATACCAATATGGCTGTAGATTATACTAATATTGCTTCTTCTGTTATTAACCAATATAGAGCCGCTATAGTGTCAGATTATGAGCCTTATTTCTCTAAAAATATTCAGTTCCAAACGGCTGTACTGAGATTAGACTATAAGATAACTCCAAAATTTATTATTACAGGCAAAAGCATTTATGAAAGAGCAAATGATAGGTCTGAAAATGGTTTAGGCAATGGCTTAAGGCAGAATCAAACTAATATGATAGGTTTAGAGTACAAGCCTATTGCAAGCCAAGATTTTAAATTTTTTGGATATTTTTCCAATACTAATATAACGCATAATAAAATGGTTAAAACTTACGTGCCTAATACAAGCCAAAATATGTTTTCGGTTGGTGTTCTGTACTTCTTAAAGGCATTGTAA
- the fbaA gene encoding class II fructose-bisphosphate aldolase, whose translation MSKLFPAGVATGSMVSEIFQYAKENKFALPAVNVIGSSNINATMETAAKLNAPVIIQFSNGGAVYNAGKGLSNDGQKAAILGAVAGAKHIHTLAEAYGATVILHTDHCAKKLLPWIDGLLDAGEAFYKANGKSLYSSHMLDLSEETLEENLEISAKYFERMAKMDMTLEVEIGVTGGEEDGVDNTDVDNSKLYTQPEDVAYTYEILKQISDKFTIAAAFGNVHGVYKPGNVKLTPEILLNSQKYVQEKFGTVEKPINFVFHGGSGSSLEEIREAIDYGVIKMNIDTDLQFAYTEGIRDYMLNKVEYLRTQIGNPEGDDVPNKKFYDPRVWLRKGEETFRSRLEQAFEDLNNVNTLK comes from the coding sequence ATGAGTAAACTTTTTCCGGCAGGAGTTGCCACAGGTTCAATGGTTAGCGAGATTTTTCAGTACGCTAAAGAAAATAAATTTGCTTTACCAGCGGTTAATGTTATTGGTTCTAGTAACATCAACGCCACTATGGAGACAGCGGCTAAGCTTAATGCACCCGTAATCATTCAGTTTTCTAACGGTGGTGCGGTGTATAATGCAGGTAAAGGTCTTAGTAATGACGGACAAAAAGCAGCTATCTTAGGAGCGGTAGCAGGTGCTAAACATATCCATACTTTGGCAGAGGCTTACGGAGCTACAGTTATTCTTCATACAGACCACTGTGCTAAGAAATTATTACCTTGGATAGATGGACTATTAGACGCAGGAGAGGCGTTTTATAAAGCCAATGGTAAGTCGCTTTACTCTTCTCATATGTTAGACCTTTCTGAAGAAACCTTGGAGGAAAACTTAGAAATATCAGCTAAGTATTTCGAAAGAATGGCTAAAATGGATATGACACTAGAGGTAGAAATAGGCGTTACAGGAGGAGAAGAAGATGGTGTAGATAATACCGATGTAGATAACTCTAAGCTATACACTCAGCCAGAAGATGTGGCTTATACTTACGAAATCTTAAAGCAAATTTCTGATAAATTCACTATCGCGGCAGCATTTGGTAACGTACACGGTGTGTATAAGCCAGGTAATGTGAAATTAACCCCAGAGATTTTATTGAACTCACAAAAATATGTACAAGAGAAATTCGGTACAGTAGAAAAGCCAATTAACTTCGTATTCCACGGAGGGTCTGGGTCTTCTTTAGAAGAAATAAGAGAAGCGATAGACTATGGTGTTATCAAAATGAATATTGATACTGACCTTCAGTTCGCTTACACCGAAGGTATTAGAGATTATATGTTAAACAAAGTAGAGTATCTAAGAACTCAAATAGGAAACCCTGAGGGAGACGATGTTCCTAACAAGAAATTCTACGACCCTAGAGTTTGGTTAAGAAAAGGAGAAGAAACTTTCAGAAGCCGTCTAGAACAAGCATTTGAAGATTTAAACAATGTTAATACATTGAAATAA
- a CDS encoding carboxypeptidase regulatory-like domain-containing protein translates to MTRIYSLVLFLFFSAVLWAQISISGKITNTEGQPVPSASVTVEEIGKNAILTYALSDSKGAYKVTINSSTDKVKLTVKAFNHQTQVKEIANKTQTLNFSLSPQATEIKEVKLKTRMITKKGDTISYDLKAFESKNDRTLADVLKKIPGIEVNKDGTVLYQGEAINKFYVNGKDLMEGGYGTINNALPKDAVQKVEVMENHQPVKILQDKIPSEKAAINIKLKNKVTMTGRGEVGVGTSPLLWNTKLTPMFFGQKNQWVVNYKANNTGESVEKEGRILSFGNRWEGVRRNVDQESWIGVETAAIPDVPERRYLFNNVHFFSANLLTNPFKNKEWELKANASYTNNAVEREDLQEVTYGTETFSARRLNHFYTNQAKGELIFTKNARKGFFKNVTTWNSFWSESNADVNKKEITGSRAAMQNIYAPTNSFQNSLSSIIPVGEKLVNVMSYISVKNDRQTLESSPSSYSQKLFNSQNYQRLQQNLNIKSTEINHSASVGFSAGRWTLTPEVGLDINFNQMESELYGINGSTLFPYNINYQNNMQWNELRPSTKLSANYKGERLNIYLNAPVNFYGISYKDFLRNGRNREINKTVFEPSFFMNYDFASFWKIRGYGNLNYSFGDFGSIYEGIMMNTPDFFVNRAPQSNVMPENLSKSIGSTLEYRNPLNNLFFNLRYSYGTLKRNLITSVTRNAASFISEVKEFDNTATSQSQSAEIGKYFPKFKSNLSFNFRNSDSESISMLNSNLIYNKNNSQSLGAKFNNTFFSWLSVDYNISMGWNKNQNAQTNTTYKFSNWSHNLAAYIYPLDNHTIGLVWDDNTYKTLGESAFRNSFYDLSYQYTWAKKKIDFELKWLNITNNKFYETVTISTQDNSIRRSLVYIRPSQVMFTIKFNFK, encoded by the coding sequence ATGACAAGAATTTATTCATTAGTCTTATTCCTGTTTTTCAGTGCTGTACTTTGGGCTCAAATCAGCATCTCTGGGAAAATCACCAATACAGAAGGACAGCCCGTTCCTAGTGCCAGTGTTACCGTAGAAGAAATAGGAAAAAATGCCATTCTTACCTATGCTTTATCAGACAGCAAAGGGGCTTACAAAGTAACCATAAATTCCTCCACAGACAAGGTAAAGCTTACCGTAAAGGCGTTTAATCATCAAACCCAAGTCAAAGAAATTGCTAATAAAACCCAAACGCTTAATTTTAGTCTTTCTCCACAAGCTACGGAAATAAAGGAAGTAAAACTAAAGACGAGAATGATTACCAAAAAAGGCGACACTATTTCTTACGATTTAAAAGCCTTTGAAAGTAAAAACGACCGTACTCTAGCCGATGTTCTAAAGAAAATACCAGGTATAGAAGTTAATAAAGATGGTACTGTACTCTACCAAGGCGAAGCCATCAATAAGTTTTATGTAAATGGTAAAGACCTTATGGAAGGTGGCTACGGAACTATAAACAACGCTCTCCCAAAAGACGCTGTACAAAAGGTAGAAGTAATGGAAAACCATCAACCTGTAAAGATTCTACAAGATAAAATACCTTCGGAGAAAGCCGCCATCAACATCAAACTTAAAAATAAAGTTACCATGACTGGTAGAGGCGAGGTAGGCGTTGGGACTTCCCCTTTATTATGGAACACCAAACTTACACCTATGTTTTTTGGACAAAAGAACCAATGGGTAGTTAATTACAAAGCCAACAACACAGGCGAAAGTGTAGAAAAAGAAGGAAGAATACTCTCTTTCGGTAATCGTTGGGAAGGCGTAAGACGCAATGTAGACCAAGAAAGCTGGATTGGCGTAGAGACCGCTGCAATCCCTGATGTTCCTGAAAGACGCTACCTCTTTAACAATGTGCATTTCTTCTCCGCTAACCTACTTACCAACCCTTTCAAAAACAAAGAATGGGAGCTAAAGGCTAACGCCAGCTACACGAATAACGCCGTAGAAAGAGAAGATTTACAAGAGGTAACCTATGGCACCGAAACCTTTAGTGCTAGAAGGCTTAACCATTTCTACACCAATCAAGCGAAGGGAGAACTCATCTTCACTAAAAATGCCAGGAAAGGATTCTTTAAGAATGTAACGACTTGGAACAGCTTCTGGAGCGAAAGCAATGCCGATGTAAACAAAAAAGAAATCACAGGGAGTAGAGCCGCTATGCAAAATATCTATGCTCCTACCAACTCATTCCAAAACTCTTTAAGTTCTATTATTCCAGTCGGTGAAAAGTTGGTGAATGTGATGTCTTATATTAGTGTTAAAAATGATAGACAAACACTAGAATCTAGCCCTAGCAGCTACTCTCAAAAACTTTTCAATAGCCAAAATTATCAAAGGCTACAACAAAACCTAAACATCAAAAGTACCGAAATCAACCACAGTGCTTCCGTAGGATTTAGTGCAGGAAGATGGACTTTAACCCCAGAGGTAGGTTTAGACATCAATTTCAACCAAATGGAATCGGAGCTTTATGGCATCAATGGTAGTACGCTGTTCCCTTATAACATCAATTACCAAAACAATATGCAGTGGAACGAGCTAAGACCTTCCACCAAACTTTCGGCAAACTATAAAGGCGAACGCTTAAATATTTACCTTAATGCCCCTGTTAATTTCTATGGCATTTCCTACAAAGATTTCTTAAGAAATGGCAGAAATAGAGAGATTAACAAGACAGTGTTTGAGCCTAGTTTCTTTATGAACTACGATTTTGCTTCGTTTTGGAAGATTAGAGGGTACGGAAACCTTAACTATAGCTTTGGTGACTTTGGGTCTATCTACGAAGGAATTATGATGAACACGCCCGATTTCTTTGTAAACAGAGCGCCACAATCTAATGTAATGCCCGAAAATCTTTCCAAGAGCATCGGTTCTACATTAGAGTATAGAAACCCACTTAATAATTTGTTTTTCAACCTAAGATACAGCTATGGTACTCTTAAAAGAAATCTCATTACTTCTGTAACTAGAAATGCAGCCTCATTTATTTCCGAAGTCAAAGAGTTTGATAATACGGCGACCTCTCAATCACAAAGTGCAGAGATAGGAAAGTATTTCCCTAAGTTCAAATCTAACCTATCTTTCAACTTTAGAAATAGTGATTCCGAGAGTATTTCTATGCTCAACAGCAACCTCATCTATAACAAGAATAACAGCCAATCTTTAGGTGCTAAGTTTAACAATACCTTCTTCTCTTGGCTTAGTGTAGATTACAACATCTCTATGGGCTGGAACAAAAACCAAAATGCACAGACCAATACCACTTATAAGTTCTCTAACTGGTCGCATAATTTAGCTGCCTATATCTACCCTCTGGACAACCACACCATAGGTCTAGTTTGGGACGACAACACCT
- a CDS encoding NAD kinase, producing MKAAIYSQKKDLDTFLYLSKFISELEKRGVESVLHEGLSIDLAFSKNFRTFNDKESLKNAGVDLFFSFGGDGTILNALIFIQDLEIPVIGVNTGRLGFLACFSKEEIFLNIDKILKGEMLISRRSVIEVSTKDTVIDFPYALNDLSITRKETTSMITIDTHINDEFLTVFWGDGLVVSTPTGSTAYNLSCGGPIISPRADNFVLTPIAPHNLNVRPIILKDDVEIKLTVESRVPEFLFSLDSRLYNVGIDDEIIVKKANFEVSLMMTKSINFYETLRQKLLWGKDKRN from the coding sequence ATGAAAGCGGCCATTTACTCCCAAAAGAAAGATTTAGATACATTTCTTTATTTGAGTAAGTTTATTTCGGAGTTAGAGAAGCGAGGGGTAGAGTCTGTGTTGCACGAAGGTTTATCAATAGATTTGGCTTTTTCTAAAAACTTTAGAACTTTTAATGATAAGGAAAGTCTGAAGAATGCAGGAGTAGATTTATTCTTCAGTTTTGGTGGTGATGGTACCATTCTTAATGCCCTTATCTTTATACAAGACTTAGAAATTCCCGTGATTGGTGTAAATACAGGTCGTTTGGGATTTTTAGCTTGTTTCTCAAAGGAGGAGATTTTCCTCAATATAGATAAAATCCTAAAAGGAGAAATGCTAATCAGCAGAAGGTCTGTGATAGAAGTTTCTACTAAAGATACCGTGATAGATTTCCCTTATGCTCTAAATGATTTGAGTATCACAAGGAAGGAAACTACCTCTATGATTACGATAGATACTCATATCAATGATGAGTTTCTTACTGTATTTTGGGGAGATGGTTTAGTGGTTTCTACGCCTACAGGTTCTACGGCTTATAATTTGAGTTGTGGTGGACCTATTATTTCACCGAGAGCAGATAATTTTGTGCTTACACCTATTGCTCCGCATAACCTGAATGTGCGACCTATTATTCTTAAAGATGATGTAGAAATAAAACTCACGGTAGAAAGTAGAGTGCCAGAGTTTTTATTTTCCTTAGATTCTAGGCTTTATAATGTAGGTATAGATGATGAAATTATAGTGAAGAAAGCCAATTTTGAGGTATCACTAATGATGACTAAAAGCATCAATTTCTACGAAACGCTTCGCCAAAAGCTATTGTGGGGAAAAGATAAACGAAATTAA